The sequence GTGCCAGCGTGCCCAGAGGCAGGGGGTTGGCCCCTGTTGTGGAAAGACTTCTTTAAGGAGGAAGTGTTTGATCTGGGCTCCGAAGGGCGAGCAGAGTCCAGACATTAGAGGTGACAGGAACACAAGACTAGTTTTACCCACGTGCCTGAGGTATTGGAATGCCATGTTTTATCTCTGGCGAGGTGGCTTTAGGTATGTAAGGAGGTAAGACACAGTGTTTTCCTTGCAGTGGCTTGTTTGATCAAGTTGCATTATAATCAACATTTATAGGAAACTCCACGTGTATCTATATGATGGGGTTACAGATGGGTCAGGTGCCATGTAGGGACTAGGAGGTGGGATGGAAGAATGATTGAGGGAGGAAGGCTTTGATGAGGCAGCAAAGGAAGAGGGAGTCTGTGGGGTGTATTCTAGCGTCATTGAGGGCCTGGTCTGGCTGGTCCGAGGGTACACGTTGGGAATTCACGGAGGTGACAGGGGCCTATTGTGGTGTTGGAGGGGCTCTAGTCGCACAGTGAGTGGTTTCTCCTCAGGGCCTTCCCCAGACGTAGGGCTGTTCTGCTGTGACACATCACGTTTAGCTTTTCTTGaattaactttattattattttcttcgagacagagtcttgctctgtcgcccaggctggagtgcaccatcATGATCTccgctcaatgcaacctctgccttcagggttcaggtgattcttgtgcctcagcctcgctagtagctgggactataggtgctggccacccgcccggctaatttttttttttttgagatggagtctcgctctgtcgcccaggctggagtgcagttgcacaatctcagctcattgcaccctccgcccctccaggtttaagcaattctctgcctcagtctccggagtagctgggattacaggcgcgtgccaccacgcccgcctaattttttgtagttttagtagaggtggggtttcaccatcttggccaggctggtcttgaactgctgacctcatgatccacctgccttggcctcccaaagtgctgggactacaggtgtgagccaccgcacccagctaatttttgtatttttagtggagatggggtttcactatgttggccaggctggtcttgaacccctgacctcaggtgatttgcctgccttggcctcccaaagggctgggattataggtgtgagccactgcacctggcctgaattaactttagttcattttttaaaacgtTTATTTTGGTAAGTTTACATTTTCCTAGTTCATAATTTCTCCCTCCATCACCATGTCAGCCAAGATCCAAAATCTCTTAGACATTACTTGGCACAACAACTGCCTCGGAGCTCCTGAGCTTGTCTGGGCTGGTTTTTGGGGAGCCCTAGAGCATAGACTGAGTCTTGCATGTCTCCCTGCAGAGCCTGGGCCTGGTGGACAGGAACAATGAACCACTTACACACGCCATGTATAACCTGGCCTCTTTGCGTGAGCTGGGTGAGACCCAGCGCCGACCGTGCACCATCCAGGTGCCCGAGCCCATCCTCCGCAAGATAGAGACCTTCCTGAACCATGTAAGAGGCCCTGCATCCCTCATCACCCTTGCCCCCTGGAGTCTGCCTCCGTCTCTTCAGACTGAAGGCCTCTACCTGCGACAGGCAGTAGTACCTCCCCATTCTCTTCACTGAGATTGGGGCCTGGGAGCCCCCTGGCCTCAGCAGCCCAGTCTTGCCCACAAGGATCCCGGGGCAGTCACGGACTAAATTAATCCTGTGCCCAGTGGGTTGGGCCACAACCTCTGACCCAGGCGGATCCTGCAGAGTGGCTGGTTGGGTGGTAATGAGGAATTTCTTTTTCGTTGTTTTGCTTGCCTCCCTGCCCCCCAGTACCCTGTGGAGAGTTCGTGGATCGCCCCAGAACTCCGGCTGCAGAGTGAAGACATCTTGCCCTTGGGCAAGGACTCAGGGCCTCTCAGTGACCCTATCACAGGCAAGCCCTATGTGCCCCTGTTGGAAGCAGAGGAGGTACGTCTCAGCCAGAGTCTGCTAGAACTGTGGCGGCGGCGAGGGCCAGTCTGGCAGGAGGCCCCCCAGCTACCTGTGGATCCACATCGGGATACCATCCTCAACGCCATTGAGCAGCACCCGGTGGTGGTCATCTCTGGGGACACAGGCTGTGGGAAGACCACACGCATCCCCCAGCTGTTGCTGGAGCGCTATGTGACCGAGGGCCGCGGTGCCCGCTGCAATGTGATCATCACCCAACCTCGCCGCATCTCTGCTGTGTCTGTGGCACAGCGGGTCAGCCACGAACTGGGCCCCTCCCTGCGCCGGAACGTGGGCTTCCAGGTGCGGCTGGAAAGTAAGCCCCCGGCCCGAGGCGGGGCCCTGCTCTTCTGCACTGTGGGTATCCTGCTGCGTAAGCTGCAGAGCAACCCCAGCCTGGAGGGTGTGAGCCACGTCATCGTGGATGAGGTGCATGAGCGGGACGTGAACACAGACTTTCTACTGATCCTGCTCAAGGGCCTGCAGCGGCTCAACCCGGCCCTGCGGCTGGTGCTCATGAGTGCCACAGGGGACAATGAGCGCTTCTCCCGATACTTTGGTGGCTGCCCTGTCATCAAGGTGCCTGGCTTCATGTACCCGGTCAAGGAGCACTACCTGGAGGACATCCTGGCCAAGTTGGGCAAGCACCAGTACCTGCACCGGCACCGGCACCATGAGGTGAGGGACACCCCCATCCCACCCGAGACTCTTGGCCTTTCCTCCATGGATGCCCCTCCTCCCTGGCCCTGGGGCTTGGTGGCCTGGGGCAAGTTACCCTCCCCAGTCCTCAGTTTCCTTGATAGAAACTGAGGACTAACCCCATGTGCGTGGCACGCATGTGAGGATTGGAGTTGATGTCAAGCGGCTCCGTCTCACTGAGTCAGGTGGCTGTGTCCTTGGCATGACCCCTTACCCCGGGGCTGTGACTGTGgcctctcttcccccaccccagtctGAGGATGAATGCGCACTCGATTTGGACCTTGTGACTGATCTGGTTCTGCACATCGATGCTCGTGGGGAACCAGGTGGGTGCCTCCCCATCTGCCCCATGCCAGTCCTGGCCACGCTTGCAGAAGCAGCTGGCTCATGCCCCAGGGCTCCTTTGCAGGTGGGATCCTGTGCTTCCTGCCTGGGTGGCAGGAGATCAAAGGAGTGCAGCAGCGCCTCCAGGAGGCCCTGGGCATGCACGAGAGCAAGTACCTCATCCTGCCAGGTGAGAGCCCGGGCAGAGGGACCAGGGACctttggaaaccagcctggcctcTGTCCTGGGGACTGACCCAACTGGGACTCCGGGGGTCCCGGTTTCTGACCAAGCTGCGGCACTTTTCACTGGGCATAGTGTTTATCTGCACCTGTTTCATCAAAATGGGGTCAAAATCCTTGCCCTGCCCACATTCCAGGGGGGAATTCTGGTGGAAGCAGTGCCCATAACCAGTGTGTGTCTTGcccaccagtgcactccaacATCCCCATGATGGATCAGAAGGCCATATTCCAGCAGCCTCCAGTTGGGGTGCGCAAGATTGTCTTGGCCACCAATATCGCGGAGACTTCCATCACAATCAATGACATCGTGCATGTGGTGGACAGTGGGCTGCACAAGGAAGAACGCTATGACCTGAAGACCAAGGTGGCACCTACCTCCTGGACCTGGCCAGCCACTGGGGGAGGGACTCCGTTTCGAGGTGGTCTGCAGCCCAGATCTACCTTAGacctattttgtgtgtgttgagAAGGCCACACTTGTGGGGTCTCAGTGTTCCTGGTGTTGGGGGCTGGTGAGGGTTACTCGGAGTGGGGAAGCACTGAGGAAGTGGTATCTGTGCTGCTTACCTGCCCCCTCCTCCAGGTGTCCTGTCTGGAGACAGTGTGGGTGTCAAGAGCCAATGTGATCCAGCGCCGGGGCCGAGCGGGCCGCTGCCAGTCAGGCTTTGCCTACCACTTGTTCCCTCGAAGCCGGCTGGAGAAAATGGTCCCTTTCCAAGTGCCAGAGATCCTGCGCACGCCTCTCGAGAACCTGGTGCTGCAAGCGAAAATCCACATGCCTGAGAAGACGgtgtggtggggtggggcggggtgggggctggCCTGGGGACCAGACAGGTGGGAGGCAGGCTCATGGCGGGCTCTGGCTCTGTTTGTCTTAGGCGGTGGAGTTCCTGTCCAAGGCTGTGGACAGTCCAAACATCAAGGCAGTGGACGAGGCTGTGATTTTGCTCCAGGAGATCGGTATgtaggggctgggctgggctgggctgggccggGGAGTAGCTCCTGAGGGTGGCACTGACAGCTGAGCCATTGCAGGGGTGCTGGACCAGCGGGAGTACCTGACCACCCTGGGGCAGCGCCTGGCTCACATCTCCACCGACCCCCGGCTGGCCAAGGCCATAGTGTTGGCCGCCATCTTCCGTTGCCTGCACCCGCTACTGGTGGTCGTTTCCTGCCTTACCCGGGACCCCTTCAGCAGCAGCCTACAGAACCGGGCCGAGGTGGACAAGGTCAGTCCTGACTCCTTCCTGGAGCCCTCCACCCACTGCTGTTCTGAGGGGGCGTTGTCTAGCCCCTGCCTGTGACCCGGctgccctcttctcccctcccaggTGAAAGCACTGTTGAGCCACGACAGTGGCAGTGACCACCTGGCCTTTGTGCGGGCTGTCGCCGGCTGGGAGGAGGTGCTGCGTTGGCAGGACCGCAGCTCCAGGGAGAATTACCTGGAGGAAAACCTGCTCTATGCACCTAGCCTGCGCTTCATCCACGGTCAGCTGGGCCCACGCCTGCTTTCCTGAGCCCCTCCCGCCCCTCCCACCCCACTGAGCTTCTGTTACCCCCAGCCTGTGGCTAGGGGCTGTAGGTTCACTGCACATTCTGTCTCCCTAGGACTCATCAAGCAGTTCTCGGAGAACATTTATGAGGCCTTCCTGGTGGGGAAGCCCTCGGACTgcaccctggcctctgcccagtgCAACGAGTAcagtgaggaggaggagctggtgaAGGGCGTGCTGATGGCCGGCCTCTACCCCAACCTCATCCAGGTGCTGCCTCTGGGAGGGAGTGGAGTTCACCAGGTCccagcctccttccctgtctGCAGCTCCTTGCTCAGCCCCACCCATCTTTTCCTCCATCCCTGCAGGTGAGGCAGGGCAAGGTCACCCGGCAGGGGAAGTTCAAGCCCAACAGCGTCACATATAGGACCAAATCAGGCAACATCCTGCTGCACAAGTCGACCATTAACAGGTGAGGGCATGCAGGCCTGGATGGGGCAGCTGGGATGGTCCAAAAGGGTGGCCTCACCAGCCCTGTGTTCCCTAGGGAGGCCACACGGTTGCGGAGCCGATGGCTGACGTATTTCATGGCGGTCAAGTCCAATGGCAGCGTCTTCGTCCGGGACTCCTCTCAGGTGCACCCGCTAGCTGTGCTGCTCCTGACCGACGGGGACGTGCACATCCGCGGTGGGTGCCTGCAGGCCTCCCGCCCACCCCGCTCTGCAGCTGCTCCTCTGGGGCCTGGCCTCACCACAGCTTACCACCATCTTTTCTGTTCCCTCAGATGACGGGCGCCGGGCCACCATCTCACTGAGCGACAGTGACCTGCTGCGGCTGGAGGGTGACTCGCGTACCGTGCGGCTGCTGAGGGAGCTGCGGCGGGCCCTGGGCCGCATGGTGGAGCGGAGCCTGCGCAGCGAGCTGGCTGCTCTTCCCCCCAGCGTGCAGGAGGAGCACGGGCAGCTGCTTGCGCTACTGGCAGAGCTGCTGCGAGGACCGTGTGGCAGCTTTGATGTGCGCAAGACAGCTGACGACTGAGCCCTGCTTCTGCTGGGGCTGTGTACAGAGtgcaaatgtttatttaaaataaagttctaTTTATCCCTTGTGACCACTGCTGTCCACTAGGGGCTCCTCTCTCAGGGCCTCCATACACTGGGCCACGGTTCCCCAAAGAGGAAGGAAGGTAGAGAAGAGAGATGCTTATTGCTGGGGGACAGGGGCTGCCTGTGGCCCCAAGtcttgagagagaaagaagggggtTAGAACCTCCTTCCTTCGCCAAGAGCGGGAAGCAGCTGTGCTGTTAACCAGCCCGGTCCCCTGGCACAGCTGCTCCTCTGGGTACCCACCACAGGAAGCCTGTCAACTGTCACTGTCCTTGTAGTTTTGGACAGTTAAGTGTCGAGTAGCCCTTTACCAGGCAGACTGGGGGAGAGTTCTGCAGGTAGCCGAGGCCGAGGGCTGTGCAGCACAGTGGTCCTTCCTGTATTCACATCCACAAGTTCATAGCCGAGGGGCTGAATGCTGAGGTCATGGAGATCATGTGCACACTGCATTTCATTCCCTTGATGCAAGGGGGTGAGCTGAGGGCAGGAGGATCAGGGAGGTAGATGCAAACCGAGACACAGAAGCATGGAGCCTGTGTGATGGGACATCAGGCAGCTTTATTTACTCTTAAAACTGTTACAACAGAATCACAGACTGACACAGGTAATGGCTGAGCCATAAGCAAATCGGGAAGTACAGAACTGTCCCACCCCAAATGGCTGTGGAGTACACATCACACAGGGCCTCTGGTCCTGGCCTTCTCAGGTGCTCTGGTGTGCAGGATCCTTCGAGGGAACTCTGACCACTCCTATTGTCTTACCTAGAGAGCATGCCACTTGGGCCACCTCCCCCCAACCCTTGGCCAAAGGAGCGAAAGGACCTGGAACCTGTCGTCAACCTCAGCATCCTCATGACCCTGGGACAGACGCAGCAGAGGCAGCAGGTACTCTGGGCCTGTGCTGTTGCCCCTGTGGTGTCTCCTGACTACCCAACCCTCACTGTTTCCTTCTCACTTTCATCCCAGCAGGCCCTTCCTCCTGCTGACGAAACACTGGCTCCCTCATGTTCTGGGCACAGCGGAAGTGTTCTGCACATGGTCTCTATGGAGGAAAGCTAGTCCTCCCGGCCCAGGCAGCACTTCCTCCGTGAGGCCCTGCAGTTTCCTGGTGTGTGCCTGGGGAGCTAGAGACATGGTGCCAAACCTCCGTAAGGCACTGCTACCTCAGAAATGGGGAGGAGCTGTCAGGCCCAGGACTGCCTCCCTGCACATGGAGAGCAAATCTAAACCTAAGCCAAGACCCCTACCTTCTCCAGCTCCAAGGGATGCCAGGACCAGAGAAGGGCAGAGGTCAGGAGGGGCCTGAGGAGGCCAAGTCTGGGGCAGCCTCAGAGGCAAATCTACACTGTAGCCAGTCCCCTCCAGAGAAGCCCTTGGAATCTTCCAGGCCATTTCACTACAAACTTATGTTTGAATCCTTTATTAGAAACCATGCAAACtttaatacaaaaaatacaagtgcaataagaatctttGTGTCAATACAGTTCCCAGGATTTCTCCTCACTGCAGCCATCCCAAGGCCTAGCTGGGATGCCCTCTGTGGGCCttgcctctcctccctcccctctccagtCAGGGCATAGGGGAAGCAGATGGCCTTAGTctcatgccttttatttttaaatttccagaccTGATTTCCCACTATCCGCATGAGGGTCCCCTGGACATGAGGGCTTGCATGTCCTAGGGTGCGGGTGCCGGCCTGAAGGAATTCCATCTCCTGGCCCTTTCTTGTTCTCCAGCCCTGGCTTTGTATCCTAGGGCTGACCACCAGATCCCAGGGAATGGGAAAGAGATGCCAAAACCAGCCTCTTggttagaaaagaaaagcagcatacacaacaacaaaatggcaaaACCAACCAGTGCACGCTCCGAGAGCCCCTTGTGTGCCCGACCGGCTCACCAGCCACAGCCTCTGCACCCCTCTTCCCTGCTGTACCGCCTCCAGGGCCCTAAGCTGCCCACATCTTCCAGCGGGGGTGGCGTAAGGATCTCTCCGCCCTGTTCCCTCTAACACTTACTGAGGACTTTCATATAGACATGGCTTCAACCTGCAGAACTATTTCGCCAGTTTTTaggttattagaaaaaaaataaaaggacaaaacaagaaaaatgtgaCAGCAGCTAGGCGGGTATGTTAAGCATGGGAACAGGCAGCACTGACCCCCAACTTAGGGCAGGGCAGCAAGAAGGGCCAGACACCACCTGCATGTGGGGGGGGGGGCATTCGTGGCGCCAAAGGGAGAGGCAGTGGCTTAAGCGCCACAGTCAGCGTCCTGTCACCACTCAAACTCCACCTCCACTCTTCCCTCCAGGTAGatccaggaaggagggagggcatGTCAGTTTCTTTTGGGTTTGGACCAAAGAACCAAACAAAGATGACGGTGGAATCTAGTTCTCCTCTCCTAGATCCCAACTTAGCCTCAGCCACCCCAACCCCCTCCCAACCTCCTCTATGGAGCAGTGGCGCAGTGATGGGGCAAGACGAAAGCAGGGAGCTGGGCCTGGGCTGGAGCGTGAGAGGAGGTGTGGGGTGGGGCTGCTGCTGCGAAGCAGGAGGGAAGGCGAGCCTAGCGGGCTGCCCGGCGCCCAAGCGCTCACTGGTCTAGTGGACAGTCCGGGAAAGGGGGCCAAGGACCCGGGAGCCCGAGTTGGGGCCGCCAGGGAAATGTGGGGGGCGGGAGACAATGTCGGCCCCGTGGTCGGTGCGGGCCCTGGCGTTTGCCCGGAACGTCAGCCTGTAGGTCTCAATCTGCAGTGAcatgggaggagggaagggagaggggaacaGGGGAGACAAGAGGGGAACACGGGGGAGACGGAAGACGAGACCAGAATGTCATCATTAGATGCCTGGAAAATAAAAGGTTACTTCGTTAAAATTTAGGCCACACTCTAGTCAAAAACAAAGGAGTTTCAATTTGCGGCCAGTGGCAGGGTCCCTGGCTGGCCCTTAGGCCGAGCCCAGCCACTTACTTGTCTCCTGGATCTGGCTGTCCAAGGTCTGGGCCTCCCTTTGGTCACCACTCCCTGACAGGGTGGGGTGGCCATTGAGGCCACTGGCTGAAGTGGGGGCGCCAGCTTCAGGCGCTGCCTCAGAGATGGCCGGCTCCTCCCCAGCAGGGGGGCCCGGACACAGAGGAGCCTCGCTGCCACCGCCCTCAGTCTACAATGAAACAGTCGGGGAGACAGTGCAGGGTCAGTCGGGAGGGGAGTGGGATGGGTGATGGTGGTGGGTTTCACACACAGCCCCCACCCGTGCTGTCCCGGCACCCATTGGCTTAAGGCACAGTCGCTTGGAGAATCCCAGGCAGGTGCCCtgaccccacccaccccacctcacCTGGGAGACCGACTCCCGAGGGTCAGGAGCAGCTGGGCTAGTGACACTCTCAGAGCCCCTCTATGGCATGTGAGGCTCTGATGAAGCCTCTCTGAGGGCAGAGGTGCCAGGCCTCAGGCTGGTACCAAATTAGCCATGACAACAGTAAGCAACAAGCCTGAAGGGCAGCCCCCCAAAGGGTGCAGCCCATCCTCCCAAACCCTCCCTGGACCCAGGCCACCCCCTGCACACAGAGTGGGGTCGTCAGTAGCTCCCGGGCAGCCCTGCCTGCACATCTGTCTGGTCAGGAACGCAGGCACTGAGGCTTTGTCTGTGGACCAGGCACCTTTCTGGGACCAGGGGTCCACGGGAGGCAGAAAGGAGGTGTCCAAGGAGGTATAAGATCTCCCAGGGAGACTGTGGAGGCCCGGAGGGCTTCATAGGAGAAGGACATTTGGGGGACATGGAACACTCAGTGTGAGgaaggcagagaagagagaacaGCTGCGAGAGGTCACTGGGGAGCTGGAAAGCCTGTGTCGCCAAATACCCAAAAAGTGACAAGGCAGAAGTGGTTTCTAATCGGCATAGTGAGAGAAATAGGCCTCAACTAAAAATCCTAATTCCAGAACTAATAAAGAAACGGATATAATATGAATAAGGAAAAGCACACAAGGCTTGGGGTCAGAAAAGCCCAGATGTGAATCCTTGTCCACACTCACTCACTGTGTCCTTGGACAAGAGACTAAAGTCAAGTTAACACCCCACTGAGATGGGTGCGAGAACGGCATCCTCACAAGGTGTGGGGGGCACGAACTGAGAGCCTGTGGCAGCAAGGACCCCCCAGATAATGGGTATGAGGTAGTATATTGTTGTAGTTTGGATTTGCCTTTCCTTGATGATTCATGAAAAAATGGTTAAGAATGGAACTGTTTAGATCTTTCTAAATAGAACACATTCTAAACTGGATCACACTCTTCACTGAGAGGGaaagggagttttttttttctttttggagacagaattcaTGGAAGCTGATCAAGGCTTCAGTCAGAGCATCAGGAGAGGATGGGACAGGGGACAGGCTGGGCACTGGCTGGCACTGGGGAGCAGAGGCGGAAGGGAAGGCCCAGGGCAGCGGTTCCCGGCCCCTCTCCCCAGCGCACCTGAACCCGAGCAGCAGCAGCCTTCCTTGTGCTCGGGGCCTACAAGATGCCCCTCATGGGCCCCCCACCTGCCGATGACATGGAACAAAGGACAGACAGCATCTTGGCACACAAAAGGTCTCACAGTACtgtggaaggaggaagggaggaaagaggagagagggaagggagaagaggccCAGCCAGTCGCCAGGATGTGAAGCTCTGCCACTTGAGCTCTGTCCCAGAGCCCTGCACAGGGAGGCCCCAGGCAGGCCCTGCAGAGGCAGGCCCCAGGCAGCCTGCTGTCGCTGGCAGCCAAGAATGTGCTGTCCTGCCTCCCAGCCCAGGAGCGGAGCCTGACATGGGGTGGGAACCCACATTCCCCTCTTGTGTGACAGCTGGAGAGAACTGTGTGGTGCAGAACCCCCGCTCGCCTGGTGGTGGTCTGTGTCCCAGCCCGTGGCCTTCTAAAATGCCTGGATGGGCTCAGTTAGGAAGGCCATGGCTCTCAGGAGCAAGGTTCTGCCTCCAGCTGACAGGTGAGGGGTGGCTGGGCTGGGGCCTCTTCACTTCTGCCTCAGTCAGGACTGATGATACACGATGGGAAAACAGCAATGGTGTGGGTGAAGACATGACTCCTGAAGAGACTGAGGGGCGGTGACAGGTGCCTACCTGTGAGGACCCTGACCCTAGCTGCAtagtccccacccctccccagctgTGCCTCCCCAGTGACCCACTCGCTACCTTCACGGCACCTCCTGCAGGTAGGTGGCCCACATTATCAAGGGATCCCACCTTGGCCTGGGCCTTCTCCTTGAAGTTCAGTTTCTGACTTTCAATCTTGACATCTCCTCCACCTGGAACCACAAAGGAATTGGTCACCTAGGGTGGCAGAGGAATATCCCTGCAGGCAAAACCAGGACTGGTGATATGCCCAATCTAGAAATGAGAAAGATGTGACCTGCTTCTGGGTGGCAAACGAAGAACAGTGAACACGTTTGTCTAAAGAGGGCTTCTCTTATCACAGTGAGGCGGAGACAATCTCTCCGTCCAGCCAGTGGGAGTATCTCCAAGAGAAGGAACGCCATCCCTTCCACCACCCCACGCCACAGCCACCGAGCTGCAGGCCAGGCTTGGGCAGGCCTGGGGCTCCGAGCACAGCCTCCGGGACGAAGCCTCTGCTTCTCTACTTGGTATGGGAATGCCCTCCCGCTAACTGGGCCATGCAGTGCTTCTCAGGCACAGCCTCACTGAATTCTCATGAATGCCCTGTCATCACGGCCACGGTCCCTGCTTCACAGCTGGTAAAACATGCTGCAAAAGAGAAGGGACTCACCCAGAGTTACCACCAAACTGGTGATTGACAGGGACAGGTTGTGAAAATTGTCTGAGCCCCTAACCGTATCACACTGTAGCAAAAAGAAGGAATGATAAAAAGGAGAGTGGCCCCGAGGCTGTGTGCTGAGAAAGGAAAGACATGGACCAAGGCAGGCCCGCGGGATCGAGTGACCTCAGGCTAGGACGGGGAGGGAAGGTGGTCTGAACTCAAGCCCAGAGTTCAGAGCTCACTGGCCAGAGTGTGCCCATGAGACCTAGGGGAGGGGTGCGGGATGAGCTGCCGTCAATGAGTACCCAGCCCCTCCTGAGCCCAGCAGCGTGGCTCCCCTTGGGCCCCTTCTCctattcttccttctcctctcagCTCACATGGCAGACCTCCATGCACAGCTTCTGGCCAAGGTCTCCCGGTGTCCCATACTGGGAAACTTAGCCCTGGCAAAATCTAGACCCTAAGTGACTCAGTGCCATTAGAGAAGGAAGTATCTCATAGGAGTAGATTTCCCagataaaagggggaaaaaatgtttaagaatggAATTGTTTAGATCTTTCTAAATAGAACACATTCTAAACTGGATCACACTCTTCACTGAGAGGGaaagggagttttttttttttctttttggagacagaatttcgctctgttgctcaggctggagtgcagtgccacactcttggctcactgcagtctccgcctcccaggttcaagcaattctccacaggcattcaccaccacacctggctaatttttgtatttttagtagagacagggttttgccatgttggccaggctggtctcaaactcctgatctcaagtgatctgcctgcctcggccccccaaagtgctgggattacaggcatgagagaCTGCGCCCGCCCTGAGGGAAGAGAATTTTGCCTTCACCTTAACTGGCCTGGCCTGTGGTGGCTAGCCTTCTGGGATACCAGGTTAGCCAGCCAGTGTGTCTGCTGCTGCAGCAATCCTACCCACAAATCTGCTGTAGACC is a genomic window of Macaca mulatta isolate MMU2019108-1 chromosome 2, T2T-MMU8v2.0, whole genome shotgun sequence containing:
- the DHX30 gene encoding ATP-dependent RNA helicase DHX30 isoform X1, which translates into the protein MAASRDLLKEFPQPKNLLNSVIGRALGISHAKDKLVYVHTNGPKKKKVTLHIKWPKSVEVEGYGSKKIDAERQAAAAACQLFKGWGLLGPRNELFDAAKYRVLADRFGSPADSWWRPEPTMPPTSWRQLNPESIRPGGPGGLSRSLGREEEEDEEEELEEGTIDVTDFLSMTQQDSHTPLRDSRGSSFEMTDDDSAIRALTQFPLPKNLLAKVIQIATSSSTAKNLMQFHTVGTKTKLSTLTLLWPCPMTFVAKGRRKAEAENKAAALACKKLKSLGLVDRNNEPLTHAMYNLASLRELGETQRRPCTIQVPEPILRKIETFLNHYPVESSWIAPELRLQSEDILPLGKDSGPLSDPITGKPYVPLLEAEEVRLSQSLLELWRRRGPVWQEAPQLPVDPHRDTILNAIEQHPVVVISGDTGCGKTTRIPQLLLERYVTEGRGARCNVIITQPRRISAVSVAQRVSHELGPSLRRNVGFQVRLESKPPARGGALLFCTVGILLRKLQSNPSLEGVSHVIVDEVHERDVNTDFLLILLKGLQRLNPALRLVLMSATGDNERFSRYFGGCPVIKVPGFMYPVKEHYLEDILAKLGKHQYLHRHRHHESEDECALDLDLVTDLVLHIDARGEPGGILCFLPGWQEIKGVQQRLQEALGMHESKYLILPVHSNIPMMDQKAIFQQPPVGVRKIVLATNIAETSITINDIVHVVDSGLHKEERYDLKTKVSCLETVWVSRANVIQRRGRAGRCQSGFAYHLFPRSRLEKMVPFQVPEILRTPLENLVLQAKIHMPEKTAVEFLSKAVDSPNIKAVDEAVILLQEIGVLDQREYLTTLGQRLAHISTDPRLAKAIVLAAIFRCLHPLLVVVSCLTRDPFSSSLQNRAEVDKVKALLSHDSGSDHLAFVRAVAGWEEVLRWQDRSSRENYLEENLLYAPSLRFIHGLIKQFSENIYEAFLVGKPSDCTLASAQCNEYSEEEELVKGVLMAGLYPNLIQVRQGKVTRQGKFKPNSVTYRTKSGNILLHKSTINREATRLRSRWLTYFMAVKSNGSVFVRDSSQVHPLAVLLLTDGDVHIRDDGRRATISLSDSDLLRLEGDSRTVRLLRELRRALGRMVERSLRSELAALPPSVQEEHGQLLALLAELLRGPCGSFDVRKTADD
- the DHX30 gene encoding ATP-dependent RNA helicase DHX30 isoform X9 is translated as MTDDDSAIRALTQFPLPKNLLAKVIQIATSSSTAKNLMQFHTVGTKTKLSTLTLLWPCPMTFVAKGRRKAEAENKAAALACKKLKSLGLVDRNNEPLTHAMYNLASLRELGETQRRPCTIQVPEPILRKIETFLNHYPVESSWIAPELRLQSEDILPLGKDSGPLSDPITGKPYVPLLEAEEVRLSQSLLELWRRRGPVWQEAPQLPVDPHRDTILNAIEQHPVVVISGDTGCGKTTRIPQLLLERYVTEGRGARCNVIITQPRRISAVSVAQRVSHELGPSLRRNVGFQVRLESKPPARGGALLFCTVGILLRKLQSNPSLEGVSHVIVDEVHERDVNTDFLLILLKGLQRLNPALRLVLMSATGDNERFSRYFGGCPVIKVPGFMYPVKEHYLEDILAKLGKHQYLHRHRHHESEDECALDLDLVTDLVLHIDARGEPGGILCFLPGWQEIKGVQQRLQEALGMHESKYLILPVHSNIPMMDQKAIFQQPPVGVRKIVLATNIAETSITINDIVHVVDSGLHKEERYDLKTKVSCLETVWVSRANVIQRRGRAGRCQSGFAYHLFPRSRLEKMVPFQVPEILRTPLENLVLQAKIHMPEKTAVEFLSKAVDSPNIKAVDEAVILLQEIGVLDQREYLTTLGQRLAHISTDPRLAKAIVLAAIFRCLHPLLVVVSCLTRDPFSSSLQNRAEVDKVKALLSHDSGSDHLAFVRAVAGWEEVLRWQDRSSRENYLEENLLYAPSLRFIHGLIKQFSENIYEAFLVGKPSDCTLASAQCNEYSEEEELVKGVLMAGLYPNLIQVRQGKVTRQGKFKPNSVTYRTKSGNILLHKSTINREATRLRSRWLTYFMAVKSNGSVFVRDSSQVHPLAVLLLTDGDVHIRDDGRRATISLSDSDLLRLEGDSRTVRLLRELRRALGRMVERSLRSELAALPPSVQEEHGQLLALLAELLRGPCGSFDVRKTADD